The Erigeron canadensis isolate Cc75 chromosome 4, C_canadensis_v1, whole genome shotgun sequence genome window below encodes:
- the LOC122597227 gene encoding phospholipase D beta 1-like, whose amino-acid sequence MSENEVSTSPVVEFSESPGADNESDKQQTTTATLLRSTEYRSQAGILIDWDDPCSSAQDPDTLVNSPENQVCVLPFGCRKKSLKILLLHGNLSICVNEATELPNMDTFPKTMGEVFYRDKNSSNPYVSIALTSTVIGKTRVVKNTESPVWNQQFNVHVAHYASEVHFLVKDSDKLGSQLIGVVAIPVEDIYNGSKLEGFFPLLNTNGKTIKHGSCLGLTIQYIPVEKLSFYDNGVGAGPEYFGIPGTYFPLRKGGRVTLYQDAHVPHNSLPSTELDGGMDYVHGTCWIDIFDAIENAQHLVYITGWSVWHKVKLVRESENAPECTLGDLLKTKSQEGVRVLLLVWDDPTSTNIMGYQVDGLMDTHDEETRRFFKHSAVQVLLCPRIPGKKLSWARKQEVGTIYTHHQKSVIVDADAGNGRRKIVSFVGGLDLCNGRYDNPKHPIFKTLETIHAEDYHNPTFTGNVTGCPREPWHDLHSKIDGPAAYDVLQNFEERWIKASKFSIIRKPKAKYDDALLKIDDMPEFLTVDDEPCLSDQDPEGWHVQIFRSIDSTSVKGFPKDPIEATAKNLVCAKNMLIDMSIHSAYVTVIRAAQHFIYIENQYFIGSSYNWTNYKDLGANNLIPMEIALKIASKIKAYERFAVYIVIPMWPEGVPTGSATQRILFWQNKTMQMMYEIIYNALVDAGLEEAYSPQDYLNFFCLGNREDTSSKDDWLFDYSPEALARKSGRFMIYVHSKGMIVDDEYVIIGSANINQRSMEGTRDTEIAMGAYQPHNTWARKQMDPRGQVYGYRMSLWAEHLGTVDDTFTHPESIECVKKVRLMAEANWEQFASNEKSEMTGHLMKYPVRVDRMGRVRSLEGSEEFPDVGGQIVGSFLGLQENLTI is encoded by the exons ATGTCTGAGAATGAAGTATCAACATCACCCGTCGTCGAATTCTCAGAAAGTCCTGGTGCAGATAATGAGTCGGATAAGCAACAAACTACTACCGCTACTTTATTAAGAAGCACCGAATATCGTTCTCAAGCTGGAATACTAATTGATTGGGACGATCCATGTTCGTCTGCTCAAGACCCGGACACACTTGTCAACTCACCAGAAAATCAAGTATGTGTGTTGCCATTTGGGTGTCGTAAAAAGTCTctaaaaatattattgttacatGGAAATTTAAGTATTTGTGTTAATGAAGCAACAGAGCTTCCAAACATGGATACGTTTCCTAAAACAATGGGTGAAGTTTTTTATAGAGATAAGAATTCAAGTAATCCGTATGTATCTATTGCTCTAACGAGCACTGTGATTGGAAAAACTCGGGTGGTTAAAAATACTGAAAGTCCTGTTTGGAACCAACAGTTTAATGTTCATGTTGCGCATTATGCGTCTGAAGTTCATTTTTTGGTGAAAGATAGCGATaaattgggatctcaacttatAGGTGTTGTGGCAATCCCagttgaagatatatataatggatCTAAATTAGAAGGATTTTTTCCGTTGTTGAACACAAACGGGAAGACTATAAAACATGGGTCGTGTTTAGGACTTACTATTCAATACATTCCGGTTGAAAAATTGAGTTTTTATGATAACGGAGTTGGAGCTGGTCCTGAATATTTTGGGATTCCTGGAACTTATTTTCCATTAAGGAAAGGAGGCCGAGTTACTTTGTATCAAGATGCACATGTACCTCATAATAGCCTTCCAAGTACTGAGCTTGATGGTGGCATGGATTATGTTCATGGTACATGTTGGATTGACATATTTGATGCAATTGAAAATGCTCAGCATCTTGTTTATATAACTGGATGGTCGGTATGGCATAAAGTGAAATTGGTCCGTGAGTCAGAGAACGCACCAGAATGCACACTTGGAGATCTTCTAAAAACCAAGTCACAGGAAGGTGTTAGAGTTTTGCTTCTTGTTTGGGATGATCCTACTTCAACAAACATCATGGGCTACCAAGTG GATGGACTCATGGATACCCATGATGAAGAGACTCGGCGCTTTTTTAAGCACTCTGCTGTGCAAGTGTTGCTTTGCCCTCGCATACCTGGGAAGAAACTTAGTTGGGCCAGGAAGCAG GAAGTTGGAACTATCTATACGCACCACCAGAAATCTGTCATTGTAGATGCTGATGCAGGAAATGGTAGAAGAAAAATCGTATCATTCGTTGGGGGACTTGACCTATGTAATGGTAGATATGATAATCCAAAGCACCCGATATTTAAAACACTAGAGACAATACATGCTGAGGACTATCACAATCCAACTTTCACG gGTAATGTTACGGGTTGTCCAAGAGAACCATGGCATGATCTGCATAGTAAAATTGATGGTCCAGCTGCATACGATGTTTTGCAAAACTTTGAGGAGCGGTGGATAAAGGCTTCAAAATTTAGCATCATCAGAAAGCCAAAGGCAAAATATGATGACGCTTTATTAAAGATAGACGATATGCCAGAGTTTTTGACTGTTGATGATGAACCTTGCCTTAGTGATCAGGACCCTGAAGGGTGGCATGTACAG ATTTTCCGTTCAATTGATTCAACCTCAGTTAAAGGCTTCCCAAAGGATCCTATAGAAGCTACAGCCAAG AACTTGGTTTGTGCGAAGAATATGCTTATTGATATGAGCATACATTCTGCATATGTAACGGTTATTCGTGCTGCACAACATTTCATTTACATTGAAAACCAATAttttattggttcatcgtaCAATTGGACTAATTATAAGGATTTGG GTGCCAATAATCTAATTCCAATGGAGATTGCACTTAAAATTGCTAGTAAGATCAAAGCATATGAAAGATTTGCTGTTTATATCGTAATCCCTATGTGGCCAGAGGGTGTCCCGACAGGTTCTGCTACACAAAGAATTTTGTTTTGGCAG AACAAAACAATGCAAATGATGTATGAGATCATCTACAATGCTTTGGTGGATGCTGGGCTAGAGGAAGCATACTCACCGCAAGATTATCTGAACTTTTTCTGTCTTGGCAATCGTGAAGACACGAGCTCAAAGGATGATTGGCTATTTGACTATTCTCCCGAG GCACTCGCTCGTAAGAGCGGAAGGTTCATGATCTATGTCCATTCAAAAGGCATGATAGTGGATGATGAGTACGTGATCATAGGATCTGCAAATATTAATCAACGGTCAATGGAGGGAACTCGGGACACAGAGATTGCAATGGGAGCTTACCAACCTCATAATACGTGGGCAAGGAAACAAATGGATCCTCGAGGACAG GTATATGGGTATCGAATGTCTTTGTGGGCTGAGCATCTTGGGACAGTTGACGACACGTTCACACATCCAGAGTCTATAGAGTGTGTAAAAAAGGTTAGATTAATGGCTGAAGCAAACTGGGAACAGTTTGCTTCAAATGAAAAGTCTGAGATGACTGGTCATCTCATGAAGTATCCTGTCCGGGTTGATCGAATGGGCAGAGTAAGATCTCTTGAGGGAAGCGAGGAGTTTCCAGATGTAGGAGGTCAAATTGTTGGGTCATTTCTTGGACTTCAAGAGAATTTAACTATTTGA